The following are encoded together in the Gadus chalcogrammus isolate NIFS_2021 chromosome 2, NIFS_Gcha_1.0, whole genome shotgun sequence genome:
- the LOC130376020 gene encoding uncharacterized protein LOC130376020 — MRGATAGVQRKIKDEYPNAHYIHCYAHHFNLIMQQAISHISKVRIFFSDLGGFASFFSRSPKRTAVLDIMVAHRLPTSSNVRWNFHSRAINTVFEHRQDLIQCFENIRDSGDFDPKTMRVAEEICNTILGHTRECFSFTDHLVCATLLQGDRFEDHQGAFPEETLQSMLKAYKMLNGSKLKTELSLIYSKVEFRACCGAVDLFQLFMENNLEDVFSETVTLLKILITTPITTAEAERCFSTLKRVKTFLRNTMTQERLNALAMLSMEKSLVCEMTDFNQKVIEQFAGLKERRATFMFK, encoded by the exons ATGAGGGGTGCCACTGCAGGTGTTCAGAGGAAAATCAAAGATGAGTACCCAAATGCCCACTATATCCACTGCTATGCACACCATTTCAACCTGATCATGCAACAGGCCATCTCTCACATTTCCAAGgtgagaatttttttttctgacCTGGGTGGATTTGCCAGCTTTTTTTCCAGATCACCCAAGCGTACAGCTGTTCTTGATATAATGGTGGCCCATAGACTGCCAACATCCAGCAATGTCAGATGGAACTTTCACAGCCGagccatcaacactgtgtttGAGCACAGACAGGATCTCATTCAGTGTTTTGAGAACATACGCGACTCGGGTGACTTTGACCCCAAAACCATGAGAGTTGCAGAAGAG ATCTGCAACACCATTCTGGGACACACCAGGGAGTGCTTCTCCTTCACCGACCATCTTGTCTGTGCAACCTTGCTGCAGGGGGACAGGTTTGAGGACCATCAGGGGGCATTTCCTGAAGAGACACTACAAAGCATGCTGAAGGCCTACAAAATGCTGAATGGAAGCAAACTGAAGACAGAGCTCAGTCTCATCTACAGCAAAGTAGAGTTCAGAGCCTGTTGTGGTGCAGTGGACCTGTTCCAGCTGTTCATGGAAAACAATCTTGAAGATGTCTTTTCAGAAACTGTCACTCTCTTAAAGATCCTCATCACCACACCCATCACCACAGCTGAAGCAGAGAGGTGCTTCTCAACCTTGAAAAGAGTGAAAACCTTCCTCAGAAACACCATGACCCAGGAGAGGCTGAATGCACTGGCCATGCTCTCCATGGAAAAGAGTCTTGTTTGTGAAATGACAGATTTCAATCAGAAAGTCATTGAACAATTTGCTGGcttgaaggagaggagagcaacATTTATGTTCAAGTAG